The sequence CGAAGACCGACGACGAGCGCTCGGGCAACTGGGGCACGCTCGACCTGGTGCGGGCGCTCGAGTGGGTGCGCGACGAGATCCCGGCGTTCGGCGGCGACCCGGGGAACGTGACCATCTTCGGTGAGTCGGCCGGCGGCGTCGACGTGATGAGTCTCGTGTTCTCGCCGCGCGCGGCCGGCCTGTTCCAGCGCGCGATCTCGGAGAGCGGCGGGCTCGGCACGGTCACGCTGGCGAAGGCCGAGAACCTGAAGGACGCCGAGCAGCCCGGCGACGAGCGCTCGTCGCGCGAGGCCATGCTGCAGCTCCTGTTCCCCGCGCGCGAGCGCAAGTCCGCGGTGGAGCGGCTCGAGTCACTCCCGCCGGCGGAGCTCGCCAGCAAGCTGCGTGCGGCCAGCATCGAGCAGATCTTCGCCGCCTACAGCGCGCTCGCCAACGGCGAGGGCTTCGGCGGCATGATCCGCATGCCGTCGGTGCTGCGAGACGGCGCCGTGCTGCCGGCCGAAGATCCCAACGAGCTGCTCGCGGCCGGCCGCTACAACCACGTGCCCGTGATGCTCGGCACGAACCGCGACGAGCTCAAGCTGTTCATGTTCGGCGACCGCAAGCTGGTGACCTGGTGGTTCGGCTTCCTCCCGCGTGCCAAGGACGCGAAACACTACGACCTCACGGCCGAGTACGGAACGCTGGGCTGGAAGATGGGCAGCGTCGACCGCGTGGCCGGGCTCTTGCGCGAGGCGCAGGGCCCCAGCGTGTACGCCTACCGCTTCGACTGGGACGAGGAGCCGAAGCTCCTGTGGAGTGACTTCGGCCAGCTGCTCGGCGCGGCGCACGGCATCGAGATCCCGTTCGTGTTCCGCAACTTCCACATGAACGCCTTCGACCGCATGTTCACCGATCAGAACCGCGAGGGCCGCGAGACACTCGCCGGCCAGGTGTCCTCCTACTGGGCGCACTTCGCCTACACCGGCGCGCCGGGGCGCGGCCGCGCCGGCGACCTGCCCGAGTGGAGCGCCTGGGACCCCGCCGAGGGCGCCGGCAAGTTCATCGTGCTCGACACGCCGGCCGGCGGCGGCCCGCGCATGGAGAAGCAGGCGGTCACCAAGGAGTCACTCCTGGCCCAGCTCGCCGCCGACCCGCGGCTCGACGACAAGCTGCGCTGCGAGCTGTTCCAGGGCTACGTCGAGCACGACGCGTTCGTGGCCGCCGACCTGCCCGCTTCGGGCTGCAAGAATCCGGAGAGCGTCGCGGCGCGCTGATGATCCACTCGCTCGATCACGTGATCGTGCTGGTGCGCGACCTCGAGGCCGCCACGTCGACCTACACGCGGCTGCTCGGCCGCGAGCCGTCGTGGCGCGGAGCGCACCCTGGTCAGGGCACCGCCAACACGCTGTTCCGCCTGGCGAACACCTATCTCGAGCTGCTCGCCGTCTCGGGCGACGGACCGTTCGCGGCGCGCTTGCGCGCACGGCTCGAGCGCGACGGCGAGGGCGTGGCCGGGCTGGCCTTCGGCACCGACGACGCGGACGCGTGTGCGGCCGAGCTGCGCGCGCGCGGCCTGCCTGCGGCCGACCCGGTCGAAGGCTCGGGCGCGGACACTACGACCTCTGCCAAGCGCAGCTGGCGCAACGTGCACCTGCCGGAGAGCGCCACGCGCGGGGTGCTCGTGTTCGCGATCGAGCACCTCTCGCCCGCCGACGCGCTGCCTCCGGCGCGAGTCACGGGGCCCGCCGCGGCGGCGGTCGAGGCGCTCGACCACGTGG comes from Myxococcota bacterium and encodes:
- a CDS encoding carboxylesterase family protein — protein: MRNSAFLLLVVCLAACSRGRVADAPRIADPTSKRSVSTGALVGFAPNARSQAWLGIPFAAPPVGDLRWRPPRAAASWTGTRESLKAGSPCPQLAGILSGIPNAKPGQVTGSEDCLYLNVYAPRGSAEEARGRKLPVMFWIHGGGNTIGHGGSYDGSELASAYDVVVVTVNYRLGPFGWFRHPALLADAKTDDERSGNWGTLDLVRALEWVRDEIPAFGGDPGNVTIFGESAGGVDVMSLVFSPRAAGLFQRAISESGGLGTVTLAKAENLKDAEQPGDERSSREAMLQLLFPARERKSAVERLESLPPAELASKLRAASIEQIFAAYSALANGEGFGGMIRMPSVLRDGAVLPAEDPNELLAAGRYNHVPVMLGTNRDELKLFMFGDRKLVTWWFGFLPRAKDAKHYDLTAEYGTLGWKMGSVDRVAGLLREAQGPSVYAYRFDWDEEPKLLWSDFGQLLGAAHGIEIPFVFRNFHMNAFDRMFTDQNREGRETLAGQVSSYWAHFAYTGAPGRGRAGDLPEWSAWDPAEGAGKFIVLDTPAGGGPRMEKQAVTKESLLAQLAADPRLDDKLRCELFQGYVEHDAFVAADLPASGCKNPESVAAR
- a CDS encoding VOC family protein, translated to MIHSLDHVIVLVRDLEAATSTYTRLLGREPSWRGAHPGQGTANTLFRLANTYLELLAVSGDGPFAARLRARLERDGEGVAGLAFGTDDADACAAELRARGLPAADPVEGSGADTTTSAKRSWRNVHLPESATRGVLVFAIEHLSPADALPPARVTGPAAAAVEALDHVVLRSPDPDATQRLYGESLGLRLALDRSFPERKVRLQFFRVGGVTVEVASQLADAPDATAPDRLWGLAWRVPDADAARARLLEAGFPVTPVRSGHKPGTRVCTVEQDTCGVPTLLIAPG